ACCAAAGAAATAAAACAGGAGCTTCTGGGTATTCCGGTTATTGACGTGGAGCTTGACGGGGAGTCGAGTCCGCTCATGGTGGGTCTGCAACGTACAACGGCTTCATTAGCCCGTTGTTTTATGGGTGAGGCCCGAAAAATTGTGTACCCCGAATTGAAATGATGCGCCTAAACGCCTATCGCATATTGTGGATTCTTGTTTTTTTCGATTTACCCACCGAAACACAGAAAGACCGTAAGGTGGCGGCTAAATTCCGCAAAGAATTGCTGGAAGACGGATTTACCATGTTTCAGTTTTCCATTTACACACGGCACTGCCCCAGCCGCGAAAATGCCGAAGTACATATAAAACGCGTAAAAAAGATGCTTCCTTCGAAAGGGAAGGTGGGAATTTTA
This genomic stretch from Bacteroidota bacterium harbors:
- the cas2 gene encoding CRISPR-associated endonuclease Cas2 — protein: MMRLNAYRILWILVFFDLPTETQKDRKVAAKFRKELLEDGFTMFQFSIYTRHCPSRENAEVHIKRVKKMLPSKGKVGILTITDKQLGMMEVFFGRDPHTPLPVSQQLELF